CCGAGCTGCGACGTTGCCGCCCGCACGGTGTTGCCCAGTAGCAATGCCTCACGAGCCGGGCGGACACGATCACACGCCCAGTGACGTTTTCTCAACGAAAGGTCGTCCGCTGAGCCCGCGGTCAGGTCAGCGTGGTGAGGACCCACTGGTCGGCAGCTGCTGCGGTCTCGTAGAACCGTTGGAGATCGGCGTAGTGACTACGCAGCTCTTCGGCCCGTTGCCTGTCGTAGCCGGACGGGTAGACGTCGTCTGCGTCCATCGCTGCCTCGTCGGCGAAGTCCGCCAAGGCATCGAAGTCCAGCCCTGCGAGGAAGTCCGCGGCTCGGACGACCTCTTCGGCGGTCAGTAGCCCCGGCGGGGCGTAGTCGAATGGCTGCTCTTCCAGGAACGGAGTGCCCATCACCGGGTCGACCGGGCAGCCCGAGGCGGTGAGCAGCCATTGGAGGGCGTTCCATGCCTTGCCCAGCGACAAGACGGCCCGGAACTTCTCGCCTTCGCGCATCTCCGGGCGTGGCCAGGCCTGACCGGCGACGGCTGCCCGTGCGGTCTCGGGTTCGACGCGCATCAATTCCATGTAGATCCCCATGGGCGCAGAGCATGCCGGAAGAGCGGGCGGACGAAGACCGGGAGCCGTCGCCCTGCCGCGCGTTGCCCGGCTGCGTCCCGCCGCCCCGGCCGCGCGTTGCCATCGGCCCCGCGGCCGTCGCCCGGCTGCTTCGGCTGTGCGCCTGCCTGTTGGTGTGTGGTCCGCAGGTTGCGTGGCTAGCGTTTCACCGGCGCATGGTCCTCCCCGTCAACCAGCCCCGCTCTGTTGGGAGTTCCTGCCGTGTCGACCGCTGTCCACCGCCCTCGTACCGTCACCGCCCGCATCACCACCACCGACCACATCCCCTCCCCGTCCTCCCCGCCCTGTCCGCTCTCCCCGTCCTGCCCACCTTCTGCGGCCACTGCGCCCAGCACTCCCGCTTCCGCTTCCGTTTCCGCTCCGGCCGTGTACACCGCCACCGTCTACGTGAACACCGCCCCGCACAGCTTCGACGGCTACCAGCACCACCACACGCTCGCCGAGGTCACCCGCTGCGACGGCAGCCCGTTGCGGCTGGTCTTCCACGCCGGCGAGCGCATCCGCAGCCACGAGGACGCCGCCGACGCCGCGTTCATCGTCGGCAACCGTCAGGGCAGCGACGACCACGGCCAGGAGTGGCCCAGCACTGTCCGCTCCGTCTCCGTCGGCGACGTCATCAAGGTCACCGGCCCCGACCACTGGATCATCCACCTCAGCGTCGACCCCGCCGGTTTCTCCGCCGTCCCCGAGCCCACCCGCCTCGAGGATGAGATGGCTAACCGGCCGGACGCATTCACCGACGAGGACGAGGCCGCCGTGGAGTCATTGAAGCGGCTCGCACAAGACCTTCCGTGCGCCGAGTGCTCGCACCCCGGGCACGCCCACCGCGACGGCGAGGACCCGGTGACACCCGGCGTCTGCCTCCAGTGCGAGGCGGACGATCCGGATAACGCGTATCACGACTACTCGCGCTCCTGACCCCGTCCAACCGCAAGCCCCGCAAGCCCCGGAACCCTCGAGGCCCGGGGCTTCGCTGTGCCGTCATTCGGCGAGCCGACTGATCTCCCCGGCGATATGCGCGATCCCGCTGACCAGCTCACTGCCGTGCTCGTGGTCGGCGGCCACGGCGTCCCGGGAAGACCCGCCCGCGCAGCGCCCGGTGCGCCACCCGCAGCGCGGCCCATCCCTGCTTGAGCCGCACCAGGGCGCGGGCCTGGACGGCGGTGTGCTCGGTCGGCAGCGGCTCCCGCTCCTGCGCCGTCGGCTGCACGGGCACCCGGGCGTAGCCGAGCCGGTCGGCCGCCTCCCGGATGGCAGCCGCCGTGATCTTCTCGCCCGTGGTCCGCACCGCCGCGACGACCTCGCGCACGGCTCGCCGTGCCCCTCGTACACCGGGGCCAGGTGTCGTAGTCGCGCTGCGACGCGTACGGCGCAGACGTCAACGCCACCGCGCCCCACCGCACGTTCCGGCTGACGGATCCCCGCCCCGCCGGGCCGGACCCATTCCCCTTTTTCGCCCTCCAGGTACCGAAGACGTACAGGCTCCAGTGCGCTTGCCGGGCTAGCCGCCGCTCACCGCACAGTCACCTCAGCCGAAAGACGCCCCGCACAAAAGCCCGCGGCTCGTGTGCTGTGAGCGGCCGGCCCCGGCCGCGCGGCGCGCCTGCCGCACTATCCCCGGCGCGCGGCCCGCCCCCCGGCAGCCGACGGGCGAGCCCTCGAGCCCGCCCCTTGCCCGGCCACGCCCGTACCCCCGCCTCCGCCCGAAGGGAGCCCCCCGCCATGCCGTCCGTCCCCTGCACCGCCTCCTGCCGCAACCCCCACTGCGCTGACCGACTCGCCCCGAGCCCCCAGGACACCGCCAGCACCTATTGCGTCGCCTGCGCCGACCTCGCCGATGAACACGATCAAGGCGAGCACGACCACGACAGCCACGAGCACTGTCCCGCCTGCCAGCCCCGATAACCCCCGGGAACGTCAGGCTCCCGCCACACCACGCCACACCCCTTGGGCGGCGGCCCCCGGGGGACCGATGCACCCCCGGCGCGCAGCCCGCCCCCCGCACCCCGCCCTGCCCTGGCCCAGCCCTGGACACCGTGGCCGCTGCCGTGCCCGCAGCCCGGGCAGGCCCCCGGGCCGAGGCCCACCGTTGCCAGGACCTCACCCCCGGCACCAGCCCGTCCCGTCCGCACCCCGCATGCCGCCCCCGCCCCGCCCCGGGCAGCGGTTGCGTGCCTAGCGGCCGGCCGGGCCACCGTCCCTCACACCACGCCGGGACACCGCTGCAGCGCCTCGAGATCCCATCCGGCGGCTGCTTCGTCCCCGGCACCAACCCCCGCCCCGCCCGAAACGGAGTTGTCGTGCCCCACACCGAGCCCGCCGCCCCGCACCCACGGCCTCGCACGCCTCGCACCCTTTGACGACGCGTCGTCCTCGGTGCGGGGCCGCCGTACGTGTCCGACCCGCACCCCTGCGGGGGCAGGCCAGCACACGCAAGGGGTTGCGTGTCTTGCCCCGCAACCGGTCAGAGTCAGGTCAGCCGGAACACCCCCGCACGGGAACCCCCTCCTCGACCCGTGCGCCGTGGGGGTGACCGGCCCGGCCGGGCCGCGCCAACGCGGATCCCGCCGCAAGGCACGGCCCGGCCACCCCAGTCAGCCGGTGCACCCCCCGGCACGGGATCCCCCTCCCACGCCCCCCCGTGCGTGGTGGGGTGTCCGGCTGGGCCGGGCCGCGCCGACCGCGTTTCCCCCTCCCGCGGCGCGCGGTCCGGCCACCCACCCCCGGCCCGCCCCGCCTCGCCTGGCCGCGCCCCTGGCCGTCTGGCCTCGCCGCGCCTCGCCTGGCCGCCTCTGGCCGTCCGGGCGTCTGATCACCTGCCCGACACGAGAAGAAGACGAGACCCCCGTCATGCCGAACGCCGAGCTTGCCGCGCGCATCCTGCACCAGATCACCGAATACCCCGAGCACTACAACCAGACCTACTGGCTCAACGGCACCGACATCCTCTTCCCCCACACCGACCTGAACCACAGCGAACACCACTGCGGCACCACCCTGTGCATCGCCGGACACGCCGCCCACCTCACCGGCTACACCCTCACCTCAGACCACGCCACCAAACCCCGCCACCCCACCGTCTCCATCTACGCCGCCGCCCGCGCCGAACTCGAACTCACCGAGGAAGACGCCACCTGGCTCTTCTGGGGCGGCCGCACCCCCGCCCAAACCCGCGCCGCCCTCGCCCAACTCGCCGCCGGCGCCCCCTCCATCGACCAAGCCACCATCCACGCCACCTGGCCCACCACCCCCTGACCGCCCCGGCGAGCACCACCCCTGCCACGGCCCCGCACCCCCCAGAGACGACACGTCGTCCCCGGGTGCGGGGCCGCCGTGCGTGTTCTGTTCCTCGAAACCAGGCACCACGGCCGCACCCCCCGACCCCCCGCCTGCCGCCTCCAGGACGTCAACCCGGCCAAGACCACACGAGGGGTTGCGTGTCTTGCCCCGCAACCGGTCAGAGTCAGGTCAGCCGGTGCACCCCCCCTGCACGGGAACCCCCTCCCACGCCCCCCGTGCGTGCTGGTGGGTGTCCGGCTGGGCCGGGCCGCGCCGACCGTGTTTCCCCCTCCCGCGGCGCGCGGTCCGGCCACCCACCCCCACCCCCGCCCCGCCCCGGCCGTCTGTCCGCCCCGGACCGCGCCCCGGCCGCCCGCCTGGCCGCGGCCCGGCCGTCTGTCCGCCCCAACCCCCGCCCCGGCCGCCTGGCTGCCCGGCTGCCGGGTCGTCTGGCCGCACCCCTGGCCGCACCCCGCCCGACCGCCCCGCAACCCCCGGCCCCGCACCCCCCTTTGGACGACCCATGCGTCCCCGGGTGCGGGGCCGCCGTACGTGTCCAACCCCGCGCCCCGGCCCCGGCCTTGCGCCGCTAACCCCCCACCACCACACGATCACCCCGCACCCGGGCCCAGCCTCCCAGCCCCGGCCCACCCCTCACTCAACCGGAAGGAAAAACAACCGTGTCCGACACCACCACCCCGACCCCGACGACCCCGGCCGCCGACACCATCACCGCCCTCACCGACCCCGCCGAACTACGCACCCTGCGCACCCTGGTCACCGACCGCCTCGCCACCGTCCTCACCCACACCCACGGCGACGAGATCACCCCCGGCCGCCGCGTCCGGCTGATCCGCATCAGCCCGGTCTGCATGGCCAACCTCACCGGCACCGTCCAGCCCCACGCGACCGGCAAGAAGACAACCGGACGCGCCGACGTCCTCCTCGACGAAAGCTCCACCGAGGCACTGCGCCGGGACCACCGCGTGGAGAACACCCGCCGCGCCACCCGCCCCGCCGACGACGTCAAGCGCCACCTGCTGCCCTCCATCCCCCTCGACTGCATGATCCTCGCCGACCACGACAGCTAACCCACCCCACACGGCCCCGCACCCCTGGACGACCCGTCCACGGGGTGCGGGGCCGCCGCACGCCATCCCGCCCCAGGGCACCCCCACACCAGCCCGCATCCCACCCCACGGCACCCCCACCCGACCACCCCACGCACACACCCCCCACCCGCCCTACCGTCCCCTCAGCCGAACCACCGCCAGGCCACCACCACAAGGGAGCGGGGCAGCCCAGTGCAGCACGAGACCACCATCAACGAACTCGCCCGCGTCCAAGGACTCTTCAGCACCGTCGACCACATCACGGTCCCCGAGACCGACCCCAACACCGGCATCACCGAGGAAGTCACCCTCCCCCCACCCCTCATCCGCCGCACCCGACGCCGCGACGGCTCCACCTGGTGGATCCTCACACCCCCCGGCATCCACGAACGCATCATCGTCGCCGACCAGGCCCCCGTCACCGTCTACCTCAAGGACGTCGACCCCGGCCGCTTCACCGGCCACCTCCCACCCCAGCAGCCCGCACCCCACCCCACCCAGCAGCAGCCGCAGGCACCCACCACCTGGCAGCCACAGCCCGCCACCTACCCCGCCCAGCAGCAGCCCCCCGCCACCCAACCCCCCACCGCCCAAGCCCCGGCCGCGCCCCAGCGGCCCGCCGCCCCCTGGGCGCAACGCCCCCACGGCTGAACACCCCCCACCCCGGCCCCGGCCACCACCCCCCGGCAGCCGGGGCCGACACACACCCAGCCGCGCGCACACCCAGCCGCGCGCACGCCCGGACGACTCCGGCCACCCGAGCCGCACTCCGCCCGGCCCGACCGCGCGCACGCCCAGCCGCGCTCAGAGCCGACCGCGCGCACGCCCGGCCCCCGCAGCCCGCCCGGACGACTCCGGCCGCACCTCGCCCGTCCCGCCCACGAAAGCGGACCCCACCGACGCACCGGCCCAAGACCCGCCGCAGGACCCACCGAGGCAGGACCCCCCGGCCGGACCCGCACCGCCCGGCACCCCACCCCGCCGCTCCCGGCCCGCCCCCGCCACCGCCCCGACGGCCGGCCAACGCACGGCCCCGGCCGCCACCCCCGGCAGCCGGGGCCGACACACACCCAGCCGCGCTCAGGTCCGACGGTCCGACCGCCCGCACACCCAGCCGGCGCGGCTCACCCAGACGACTCCGGCCGCACCCCGCCCGTCCCGCCCCCGGAAGCGGACCCCACCGACGATCCGGCCGCAGAACCCGCCGCAGGACCCGCCGAGGCTGTACCCCCGGCCGGACCCGCACCGCCCGGCACCCCACCCCGCCGCTCCCGGCCCGCCCCGACCACCGCCCCGACGGCCGCCGCCCCGCCCCGCCCCGGCCCCTCCACTCCGGCCGCACGCTCCCCAGCGTCGCGCTCCCCGACCGGACCGCCCTCGGCCACACGCTCCCCAGCGGCACCCTCCCCACCGGCCGCCTCCCCGGCCGCCCGCTCCCCGGCCGCCCGCTCCCTGGCCAACGCCTCACGCCCCAACCGCCGCAACTCCTTCACCCGCTCCACCCCCACCCCCAACCGCCGCCCACACCCCGCCACCGTCTCCCCAGCCTCACCCATCGCCACCACCACCCGCGCCGCCGCCACCCGCGCCGCATCAATCCTCAACCGCCCCCGCTCACGCACCCGACGAACCTCCGCCTCCACCTCAGCCACCACCACCTCCTCGTCCTCCCGCGCCAACTCAAAATCCGCCACCAACTCATCCAACTCCGCCTCCCGACGCCGCCGCGCCGCCTCCGCCTCCTCCGCAACCCGCCGCTCCTCCGCCATCCGCGCCGCCGCCCGCTCCAACGCCGCCCGCCGCCGCGCCAGAACCCCACCCCGGCCCCTGCCCTTACCCGCGCTCCGGTCTGCCGCCATCACAGCCACCTCCCAGCCATACGGCCCGCCCAACGCAGGCCACCACCCGCCAGGATCACCCCGCCCCCGCAGCCCGCAGACCCGCCCGGCCGCCGACGTCCCAGGCCATAGGACACCCGCCGCCGCGCCCGGTCCCGCCCACGGGACGACACGCAACACCACGCCCGCGCCCGGTCCGCTCAGCAGACGACGCGGAACACGCCCGCCGCCGCGCCCGGTCCCGCTTATGGGACCGCCCGGAGGGGCGAGGGATGGGCGGGGGAGGGGAGCGGGTGTGGAGAGGGGAGCGGGTCTGGGTGTCGGGGGTGTCGGGGGTGTGGCTGGGGGGTGGGTGTCGGTGGTGTGGGTGGTGGTGTGGCGTGGTTGTTGGTGGGTGTGGGTGGTGGCCGGTGGCTGTGTGGTGGGTTGCCGCGCACCTCTGGCACTTTTGACGCGCCTGCCGTCGCAGGCGCCGGTTTTCCCTTGGGGCGGGACGAGTTGGAAGGTCGTGTCCGAGGCCCTGGGAGGATCACAGGCCGGGCCGGGCGTGGCCCGCCGGGGGTGGTGCGGGCGGTGATCTCCTGGCGTGGTGGGGATGACGGTGAAGGGGATCACGGCGGGGCGTGAGCGCTATTACCGGCGTGACATCGCTGTGGGGGACGGGGCGCAGGGCGGTGAGCCGGCGGTGTCGTCGAGCGTGCCGGGGGTGCCGCCCGGGGTGTGGCACGGGCAGGCCGCCAAGGAGCTGGGGCTGTCCGGCATCGTCAGTGATACGCAGATGCGGGCCCTGTTCGGGCTCGGCATGCACCCGAACGCGGAAGCGATCGCGGCCCGGGCCCTGGCCCGGGGTGCTTCCCTGAAGCAGGCCATGCGGGAGGCCAAGCTCGGCCCGGCCGTGCCGCAGCTCGCCCCGTCCTCCCCGCTGGACGAGGCGATCGAGCGGGTCCTGGAGCACGCCGACGAGCAGCTGTGCCGACCGCTGACGAAGGCGGAAAAACGGGAGGTGCGGATGCGCGTTGCGGCGCACGCCTTCGAGGCCGAGTACCACCGCGCTCCCGCGGACGGCGCGGAACTGGGCCGCTATCTGGCCGCCCGCACCGGCCCGCAGCGCAAGGCCGTCACCGGCTACGACCTCACCTTCTCCTCACAGGAGCTGACCTTGCTGTTCGCGCTGGGCGGCCCCGAGGTACGGCGCATCGCCCTCGAGGTCCAGGCGCAGGCCCGCTCCGAGACGCTGGCGTGGCTGGAGCAGAACTCGCTCGCGGTGCGTACCGGCCCGGGCGGTGTGGCCCAGCAGCGTGCCGAACCCGGGCTGCTGGCCACGGTCTATCTGCACTACGAATCCCGCGCGGGTGATCCGATGCTGCACGAGCACGCGGTGATCTCCCCGCGCGTGCGGGGGCCGGACGGGCGGTGGCGGAACCTGGACTCGCGGCTGCTGCTGCGGGATGTGGTCGTGGCCAGCGAGCTGTTCAACCAGCGCTCCCTGGAGCTGGTCTGTGCCCGGCTCGGGCTGGTGACGGAGGAGGTGGAGGTCACCCCGGGGCAGCGGCCGGTGATGCGGATCGCCGGGATCGACCCGCGCCTGCGCGCAGTGTTCTCCCAACGCGGCAGCGCGGTGCGCACCATGGCGCAGGCCTTGTTCGACGACTACCGGCGCCGTCACGGCCGCCAGCCGCACGGCCGTTCCCGCTACACCCTGCTCGAGCAGGCCCGCGCCCGCACCCGCCCGTCCAAGCGCAAGGCCCGCTCGCTGGATGAGCTGCTGGCCGCTTGGCGGCGCCGCGCGATCGCTGCCACCGACCCCGAGACGGTTAACGGCCTGCTCGCCACCGCGCAGGCCGCCGCCCGCCATCGGGCCGTCCCGGTGGCCGTCGACGTCGGCGCGGCGGCCGAGCAGGTCCTGGCCGCGGTCGCCGAACGCCGTACCACCTTCCGCCGCCGGCATGTGCTGGCCGAAGCCCGCCGCTACCTGATGCGCACCCTGACCGGCGCCACCGCCCCGCCCGGCGCGGCCGAGGAGATCACCGACCGTGTCCTCGCGCACCATGACTGCCTGGACATCACCCCGCCCGAGATCAACCCCGCCCACCCGGACCTGCAGCGCGCGGACGGCACCAGCATCTACCGGCCCATCGGCTCGGCGACCTACACCACCCACACCCTTTTGGCGGCCGAGGACCGGCTCCTGGCAGCCGCCCGCACCCACGTGATCCCGCCGGTGGGAAGGGGCACGTTCGCCCGTGTCGCCGCCCTGCACCGCCGCCCGATGGACGCCGGACAGCGCGCCCTGGCCTCCTCCTTCGCGCTGTCGGAGAAGCTGCTGCTGGCCGGCCTGGGACCGGCGGGCGCGGGAAAGACGACGGCGATGCGGCTGGTGGCCCGCGCCGTGGACGCCGCCGGCGGCCGGCTCATCCCGCTCGCACCGTCCTCCCGGGCGGCGCAGGTCCTCGGCGACGACCTGAACCTGCGCGCCCACACCCTGCACTCCTGGCTCCACCAGCGCGCCCGGGCCGCCGAAGGAAAACAGGTCGAGGGCACCTTCCAGCTGCGCCCCGGCGACATCGTCCTGGTCGACGAGGCGGGCATGGCCGGCACCCTCCTGCTCGACAAGATCCTCGCTGATGCGGCCGCCGCGGGTGCGGTGGTGCGGCTGCTGGGCGACCCGCACCAGCTCGCCGCCGTCGAAGCCGGAGGAGCGTTGAGGCTGATCGCCCGGGCGGGCGGCGCCGTCGAACTCGACCAGCTGCACCGCTTCCGCACCCCCGGCGAGGCGGAGGCCTCCCTCATCCTGCGCGACGGCGACGACAACGCAGGCGCCTTCGACTGGTACCGGACCAAGGGCCGGATCGTCGCCGGCACCTACGAGGCGATGTGCGACGCGGTGTTCACCGCCTGGGCCAACGACCTCGCCCGAGGCCGCACGTCGCTGATGACGGCCGCCGACACCGAGACGGTCACCGCGCTCAA
This genomic interval from Streptomyces sp. NBC_00557 contains the following:
- a CDS encoding DUF1877 family protein, which translates into the protein MGIYMELMRVEPETARAAVAGQAWPRPEMREGEKFRAVLSLGKAWNALQWLLTASGCPVDPVMGTPFLEEQPFDYAPPGLLTAEEVVRAADFLAGLDFDALADFADEAAMDADDVYPSGYDRQRAEELRSHYADLQRFYETAAAADQWVLTTLT
- the mobF gene encoding MobF family relaxase codes for the protein MTVKGITAGRERYYRRDIAVGDGAQGGEPAVSSSVPGVPPGVWHGQAAKELGLSGIVSDTQMRALFGLGMHPNAEAIAARALARGASLKQAMREAKLGPAVPQLAPSSPLDEAIERVLEHADEQLCRPLTKAEKREVRMRVAAHAFEAEYHRAPADGAELGRYLAARTGPQRKAVTGYDLTFSSQELTLLFALGGPEVRRIALEVQAQARSETLAWLEQNSLAVRTGPGGVAQQRAEPGLLATVYLHYESRAGDPMLHEHAVISPRVRGPDGRWRNLDSRLLLRDVVVASELFNQRSLELVCARLGLVTEEVEVTPGQRPVMRIAGIDPRLRAVFSQRGSAVRTMAQALFDDYRRRHGRQPHGRSRYTLLEQARARTRPSKRKARSLDELLAAWRRRAIAATDPETVNGLLATAQAAARHRAVPVAVDVGAAAEQVLAAVAERRTTFRRRHVLAEARRYLMRTLTGATAPPGAAEEITDRVLAHHDCLDITPPEINPAHPDLQRADGTSIYRPIGSATYTTHTLLAAEDRLLAAARTHVIPPVGRGTFARVAALHRRPMDAGQRALASSFALSEKLLLAGLGPAGAGKTTAMRLVARAVDAAGGRLIPLAPSSRAAQVLGDDLNLRAHTLHSWLHQRARAAEGKQVEGTFQLRPGDIVLVDEAGMAGTLLLDKILADAAAAGAVVRLLGDPHQLAAVEAGGALRLIARAGGAVELDQLHRFRTPGEAEASLILRDGDDNAGAFDWYRTKGRIVAGTYEAMCDAVFTAWANDLARGRTSLMTAADTETVTALNERAQAWHIAAGTIDTRRSTALRGGQQAHVGDTIVTRLNRRRMLVRGGRDFVKNGDTWTITKLLPGGDAVARHTQHRGRIRLPAAYLATHCELGYASTIHRAQGMTVDTSHALASPRSTREGVYVQLTRGARTNRLYVALEDGDHLNDVLRSIAARRRAELSATESITALQREISAPGQLSAEFADASERATRARLTGLLQHTLGADRAAWFMAADAYPALIRALNDAERAGYDLPRLLAHTVPRRGFADAHDPAAVLTWRLRQHLDDASAAQAEAGHRPLAELSLAQLHTLKRLAAAHRAAAREALKAADAAFTHLPAPITTRTGDTHPAWENRPFGDLTRTQLAAQLAHARAQIRHSQSTGAPLSDTARHVITALMAESQLRRAISWRDAAREDYQRDRATHHAATGGSTSLAAIRRTLQQRRTATLQRQQWARTHLARADAVTNKIDAELRLRDRLPDQPPYRPNHRAEIPDWVADRHALTHPDTPEHWRTHLAERHRILARSLTDRGHTLATKPPAWARPLGPPPPTSSPRRRAAWATTCALVELWRTRHAITATGIGPRPEDPDDAAAWDDLNARVRALTARRRPIHQPLPPDAPASAVIAHALAHLDTPPPAGALHDHPALRDPHGIAPLSHAALHARTARRALAAVLAGEPLPEDWMDQITAPGEDDEDEQRIYTRLLTAIGDYRRRHHRAGPDLLGPRPHGVDGQEWDHLTDALDLYTHARVQHRLEQLRNRTQAERAVLLPTTSPLRQPPPDTDGPGRRTPAR